In Nomia melanderi isolate GNS246 chromosome 4, iyNomMela1, whole genome shotgun sequence, the following are encoded in one genomic region:
- the LOC116434801 gene encoding uncharacterized protein LOC116434801 isoform X1, producing MAGYESGVSSGNPAGRSVDYTSRNRPSRIYENPLCTGPGSTRLGELSARSFYTVCHGSGFAAGHVYAGIPRLGARIAALALTYFWIRFVPTPDDRTITRFPFYVIQQTTCFSGKKRQFNWFQYGAQSMQKRLG from the exons ATGGCCGGATACGAATCGGGTGTCAGCTCTGGGAATCCGGCCGGTCGATCGGTCGATTATACGAGCCGTAATAGACCGTCACGTATCTACGAGAATCCGTTGTGTACCGGGCCGGGTTCGACGCGGCTCGGGGAGCTGTCGGCCAGAAGCTTCTACACCGTGTGCCACGGTTCAGGATTTGCAGCCGGACACGTGTACGCGGGTATTCCCCGGTTGGGTGCACGCATCGCGGCATTAGCACT GACGTACTTCTGGATTCGATTCGTTCCAACGCCAGACGACAGAACCATTACAAGATTCCCTTTCTATG TTATTCAACAGACAACATGCTTCTCTGGAAAG AAAAGACAATTCAACTGGTTCCAGTATGGAGCGCAGAGTATGCAGAAGAGATTAGGATAA